The following coding sequences are from one Streptomyces venezuelae window:
- the trxB gene encoding thioredoxin-disulfide reductase, with translation MTDVRNVIIIGSGPAGYTAALYTARASLKPLVFEGAVTAGGALMNTTEVENFPGFQDGVMGPELMDNMRAQAERFGAELVPDDIVAVDLTGEIKTVTDTVGTVHRAKTVIVTTGSQHRKLGLPNEDALSGRGVSWCATCDGFFFKDQDIAVIGGGDTAMEEATFLSRFAKSVTIVHRRDTLRASKAMQERAFADPKIKFIWDSEIAEIKGEQKLSGLTLRNLKTGETSELPVTGLFIAIGHDPRTELFKGQLTLDDEGYLKVDAPSTRTNVPGVFGAGDVVDHTYRQAITAAGTGCSAALDAERFLAALVDSETAAVTV, from the coding sequence GTGACCGACGTCCGTAACGTGATCATCATCGGCTCCGGGCCCGCCGGCTACACGGCGGCGCTCTACACCGCGCGCGCGTCGCTGAAGCCGCTGGTGTTCGAGGGCGCCGTCACCGCAGGCGGTGCGCTGATGAACACCACCGAGGTGGAGAACTTCCCCGGCTTCCAGGACGGCGTCATGGGCCCCGAGCTCATGGACAACATGCGCGCCCAGGCCGAGCGCTTCGGCGCCGAGCTTGTGCCGGACGACATCGTCGCCGTGGATCTGACCGGTGAGATCAAGACCGTGACGGACACCGTGGGCACCGTGCACCGCGCGAAGACCGTCATCGTCACGACCGGCTCCCAGCACCGCAAGCTCGGCCTGCCCAACGAGGACGCCCTCTCCGGACGCGGTGTCTCCTGGTGCGCCACCTGCGACGGCTTCTTCTTCAAGGACCAGGACATCGCCGTGATCGGCGGTGGCGACACCGCGATGGAGGAGGCCACCTTCCTCTCGCGCTTCGCCAAGTCCGTGACCATCGTGCACCGCCGCGACACCCTGCGCGCCTCCAAGGCCATGCAGGAGCGGGCCTTCGCCGACCCGAAGATCAAGTTCATCTGGGACAGCGAGATCGCCGAGATCAAGGGTGAGCAGAAGCTCTCCGGTCTGACGCTGCGCAACCTGAAGACGGGCGAGACGTCCGAGCTTCCGGTGACGGGCCTGTTCATCGCGATCGGCCACGACCCGCGTACCGAGCTCTTCAAGGGGCAGCTGACGCTCGACGACGAGGGCTACCTGAAGGTCGACGCACCCTCGACCCGGACGAACGTGCCCGGTGTCTTCGGCGCCGGTGACGTCGTCGACCACACGTACCGTCAGGCGATCACGGCGGCCGGCACCGGATGCTCCGCCGCTCTCGACGCCGAGCGCTTCCTCGCTGCCCTCGTGGACAGCGAGACCGCAGCCGTCACCGTCTGA